In one Cloacibacillus porcorum genomic region, the following are encoded:
- a CDS encoding flavodoxin family protein: MKVLMINGSPNEHGCTYTALCEVGGVLAKHGIETEMFYIGKKPVAGCIACMKCQTAGKCVFDDEVNKMSARLDEFAAIVVGSPVYYAAPAGQLCAFLDRLFFSSDGRMAGKLAASVVSCRRGGASAAFDRLNKYFTISNMNVVGSQYWNQVHGFTPEDVRRDGEGLQTMRALGENMAWLLKSIEAGRKAGVAAPVYEERIATNFIR, from the coding sequence ATGAAAGTTTTAATGATCAACGGCAGCCCCAACGAACATGGCTGCACCTATACGGCGCTTTGCGAGGTAGGCGGCGTCCTCGCGAAGCACGGCATCGAGACGGAGATGTTTTATATCGGCAAGAAACCCGTCGCGGGCTGCATCGCCTGCATGAAGTGCCAGACTGCGGGAAAGTGCGTCTTTGACGATGAGGTGAACAAGATGTCGGCGCGTCTCGACGAATTCGCGGCGATCGTCGTCGGTTCTCCCGTCTATTACGCAGCGCCAGCGGGGCAGCTCTGCGCCTTCCTGGACCGTCTCTTTTTCAGCAGCGACGGACGGATGGCGGGCAAGCTCGCCGCCTCGGTGGTCTCCTGCAGGCGCGGCGGGGCCTCGGCGGCCTTTGACCGGCTGAATAAGTATTTTACGATCAGCAATATGAATGTCGTCGGCTCGCAGTATTGGAACCAGGTGCACGGCTTCACCCCCGAGGATGTGCGGCGGGACGGGGAAGGTTTGCAGACGATGCGCGCGCTCGGCGAAAATATGGCCTGGCTTCTCAAGTCGATCGAGGCGGGGCGCAAAGCGGGCGTCGCCGCGCCGGTTTACGAGGAGCGAATCGCGACGAATTTTATCCGTTAA
- a CDS encoding energy-coupling factor ABC transporter permease, whose protein sequence is MHMSDALLSPSVAFAMCAASGAAIAWSVAKIKKEELSEKKLPIMAVAGAFVFAAQMINFTIPATGSSGHIGGGILLAALLGGAPALLSISAVLVIQCLFFADGGLLALGSNIFNMGVIPCLFVYPLLFKPLMKRGVSSGRLTLASVASVVVALQLGAFAVVLETLTSGITALPFSSFVLLMQPIHLAIGLVEGLVTGAVLSFVWKMRPEILESAESGADIPAGVSMKKVLAALAALTLVTGAVLSGFASSYPDGLEWSVMGVTGSDELEASGPAFESAAGIQEKTAFMPDYDYAAPSETAPISGTAAAGIIGSLMTFAAAALIGTAISKSKKHKDAAAKA, encoded by the coding sequence ATGCACATGTCAGACGCTTTGTTATCGCCGTCCGTCGCCTTCGCGATGTGCGCGGCGAGCGGCGCGGCGATCGCCTGGTCGGTCGCCAAGATCAAAAAAGAGGAGCTCTCGGAAAAAAAGCTCCCGATAATGGCCGTCGCGGGAGCCTTCGTCTTCGCGGCGCAGATGATAAACTTCACGATTCCCGCCACCGGCTCCAGCGGCCACATCGGCGGGGGGATACTGCTCGCGGCGCTGCTCGGCGGCGCTCCGGCGCTGCTTTCGATCTCCGCGGTGCTTGTCATCCAGTGCCTCTTTTTTGCCGACGGCGGACTGCTCGCGCTCGGCAGCAATATCTTTAATATGGGTGTAATTCCCTGCCTTTTCGTCTATCCGCTGCTTTTCAAGCCGCTGATGAAGAGGGGCGTTTCCTCAGGGCGGCTCACGCTCGCCTCGGTGGCGTCGGTCGTTGTTGCCCTGCAGCTGGGAGCCTTCGCGGTCGTTCTGGAGACGCTCACCTCCGGCATCACGGCGCTGCCCTTCTCCTCCTTTGTGCTTCTTATGCAGCCGATACACCTCGCCATCGGCCTTGTGGAGGGTCTGGTCACCGGCGCGGTGCTCTCCTTTGTCTGGAAGATGCGCCCTGAGATACTTGAAAGCGCGGAGAGCGGCGCGGACATCCCCGCCGGAGTCTCAATGAAAAAAGTGCTCGCGGCGCTCGCGGCGCTGACGCTGGTCACCGGCGCGGTGCTGTCGGGCTTCGCCTCGTCGTATCCCGACGGGCTTGAATGGTCGGTGATGGGAGTGACCGGCTCCGACGAGCTTGAGGCCTCCGGCCCCGCCTTTGAGAGCGCGGCGGGGATACAGGAAAAGACCGCCTTTATGCCGGATTACGATTACGCCGCGCCGTCAGAGACGGCGCCGATCTCCGGCACCGCGGCGGCGGGCATCATCGGCTCGCTGATGACCTTCGCGGCTGCGGCGCTCATCGGCACGGCGATCTCGAAGTCGAAAAAACACAAAGACGCGGCGGCGAAGGCGTAG
- the cbiQ gene encoding cobalt ECF transporter T component CbiQ has protein sequence MTDLRGSVYEIYSLEQLAGGGSVIHALDPRAKILGTLFYIAAVVSFGRGELSALAPFVLYPAVALALAGIPGSMIFKRSLVALPFCLFAGLSSAFFDRSVLFTVGGLHVTAGWMALFTIVFRTLLCVSAVLILVAVTPFRELTEGLRRLRLPAVFISLFEMTYRYLGTLAGEALSMYTAYSLRGGGKKGVAMRDMGSFAGQLLLRSFDRAERVYQAMKCRGYQSAPPSAIRKRRLAPGDLVFILLLCGSSLLFRLINIPQLIGRLFECLI, from the coding sequence ATGACGGACCTGCGCGGCAGCGTCTATGAGATATACTCGCTTGAGCAGCTTGCCGGCGGCGGCTCCGTCATCCACGCCCTTGACCCGCGGGCGAAGATCCTGGGGACCCTATTCTATATCGCCGCCGTCGTCTCCTTCGGTCGGGGCGAACTCTCGGCCCTCGCGCCCTTCGTCCTCTATCCCGCCGTGGCCCTTGCGCTCGCCGGCATTCCCGGTAGCATGATCTTTAAGAGAAGCCTTGTGGCGCTGCCATTCTGCCTTTTCGCGGGGCTCTCTTCGGCTTTTTTTGACCGTTCGGTGCTCTTTACCGTCGGCGGTCTCCACGTTACGGCCGGTTGGATGGCCCTCTTTACGATCGTCTTCCGCACGCTGCTCTGCGTCTCCGCCGTGCTGATCCTCGTCGCCGTCACCCCTTTCCGCGAACTGACGGAAGGGCTGCGCCGCCTGCGGCTGCCCGCCGTTTTTATCTCGCTCTTTGAGATGACCTACCGCTATCTTGGCACGCTGGCCGGCGAGGCGCTGTCGATGTACACCGCCTATTCGCTGCGCGGCGGCGGCAAAAAAGGGGTGGCGATGCGGGACATGGGCAGCTTCGCGGGGCAGCTGCTGCTGCGCAGCTTCGACCGCGCCGAGCGCGTCTACCAGGCGATGAAGTGCCGCGGCTACCAAAGCGCGCCGCCCTCCGCCATACGGAAGCGCCGCCTCGCGCCGGGCGACCTTGTCTTTATCCTCCTCCTCTGCGGCTCGTCGCTGCTGTTCCGTCTTATAAATATTCCTCAGCTAATCGGGAGGCTCTTTGAATGCTTGATATAG
- a CDS encoding energy-coupling factor ABC transporter ATP-binding protein produces MLDIENLSVAYPDGTTAVDRVGFSLARGESAALIGANGAGKTSLIMALVGVLPSTGVVRACGTELTKKSLAEIRSKVGVLFQNPDDQLFMASIYDDIAFGPRNMGLSEEEVARRVDQSLALLHIEHLRGKTALKVSGGEKRMAALATVLAMEPAVMLFDEPTAFLDPRARRNLINVLKALPHTKLIATHDLTFAEEVCERSILLKGGRLFADGPSRELFYNGPLMDECGVEAISAGPQPCPSGNGKRSVS; encoded by the coding sequence ATGCTTGATATAGAAAATCTGTCGGTCGCCTATCCGGACGGCACGACGGCCGTGGATAGGGTCGGCTTCAGTCTGGCGCGTGGGGAGAGCGCGGCGCTCATCGGCGCGAACGGCGCGGGAAAGACCTCGCTCATCATGGCGCTGGTCGGCGTCCTGCCCTCGACGGGCGTCGTCCGGGCCTGCGGTACGGAGTTGACCAAGAAGAGCCTCGCGGAGATACGCTCAAAGGTCGGCGTCCTCTTCCAGAACCCCGACGACCAGCTCTTTATGGCCTCGATCTACGACGATATCGCCTTCGGCCCGCGCAATATGGGGCTCTCCGAGGAGGAGGTGGCGCGGCGCGTGGACCAAAGCCTCGCCCTGCTGCATATCGAACATCTGCGCGGCAAGACGGCGCTCAAGGTCTCCGGCGGCGAAAAGCGCATGGCGGCGCTCGCGACGGTGCTCGCGATGGAGCCCGCGGTGATGCTCTTTGACGAGCCGACCGCCTTCCTTGACCCGCGGGCGCGGCGCAACCTGATAAACGTGCTTAAGGCCCTGCCTCACACCAAACTTATCGCCACGCACGACCTGACCTTCGCCGAAGAGGTCTGCGAACGCTCGATACTGCTCAAAGGCGGCAGACTCTTCGCCGACGGCCCCTCGCGCGAACTGTTCTATAACGGGCCGCTCATGGATGAATGCGGCGTCGAAGCCATCTCCGCGGGGCCGCAGCCCTGCCCGTCAGGAAACGGCAAAAGGAGCGTTTCATAA